The following DNA comes from Candidatus Binatia bacterium.
GTCCGAAGTAGGCCGACGCGGTCGCGGCCGCCACGCCGTGCTGGCCCGCGCCTGTCTCGGCGATTATACGTGTCTTGCCCATTCGCCGGGCGATCAGAACCTGTCCCATGGTGTTGTTGATCTTGTGCGCTCCGGTGTGGCAGAGATCTTCGCGCTTGAGATATATCTGCGCACCGCCCAACTCGTCGGAGAGCCGCCGCGCGTGTGTCAGCGGGGTCGGTCGACCGACATACTCCGAGAGCAAATGGCTGAGCTCTTTCTGAAACCCTCGGTCGCGTCGGAGCTTCTTGTAGTAGGTCTCGAGGTCGTCGAGAGCCGGCATGAGGGTCTCGCTGACCCATCTGCCGCCGAACTCCCCGAAGTGGCCGGCGTGGTCGGGCATCACGTCCATTCGCCTACGCTCCGCATTCCTGACGTCCCTCTTCACCGGGAGGCTCGCGCAACGCGGTCGGTGGGCCCTCGAGCGCCGTCATGGCGATGGCGGCCGTGTCGACCCGAGCCCCGAGTTGTGCGCAGAGAAGAAATGTCCCGGCCAGCTTCCGATTGATGAACACCAGCTCGGGGGGCGGAGGGCGACGCATGCCCTCCGCGAACGCGAGTTCCATTCCAACGTTCTGCGCTCGCGCGGCCAGATCCGAAGCGCCGTAGTCGTAGGGACCGTTGGATCGAAGCGGCTCCGTCGCGAGCAGGAGGAACTCGACCAGCTTTTCGACCTGTTGCGGCTCGTCTTCCGGCCCCACCCAACCGAACTCGACAATTAGGTCCTGAACACTCGCCGAACAGTTCTCGACGGTGGCAGCGATGAGCTGGCGATAGCGCGAGGAGAGCTCTTCGGAGATCTCGATCATCGAGCCGAAATCGAGAAGGACCAGATCGCGGGCGTGCGGGTCCACCTGGAAGTTCGCGAAATTCGGATCGGACTGCATGAAGCGGAACTCGAAGATTTCGCGGAGGACGAGGCGCTGTGCGAGGGTTCCGATCCGGTCTCGCAGCTCTTGGGTGTGGCTCTCTTCCCAGAGTGAGGAGATGGGGGCAGCCGAGAGGAAGTCCATGGCCAGGACGCGGCGAGTGGTCAGGTCGACGTGTGGGGCGGGGAGCTTCACGTGCTCCTCATCGCGGACGAGCCCCCGATAGCGATCGAGACTCGCCGCTTCCTTGACGTAGTCTGTCTCGGCAAGGAGCTGCTGGCGAACCTCGTCCAGAAGAGGACCCAGGTCGAACTTCGCCGGTACGAGGCCCGATAGCCGCACCAGGATCGCCAGGTTGTCGACGTCTCCGCGGATGCTCTCGGCGACCCCCGGGAACTGAACCTTGATCGCGAGCGGGCGACCGTCACACGCCTGCGCGCGATGGACCTGTCCGATCGAAGCAGAGGCGATGGGTCTCTCGTCGAACCATGAGAAATTCTCTCGCCATCCGCGACCATATTCGCGTTCGAGAACCCGACGAAGCTGCCCCGGGGTCATCGTGTCGGCAGAGGCACCGAGCATCGCCAGCGCCTCGGACAGTGCCGGGGGAAGGAATGCGCCCCCCTCGAGGGAGAGAAGCTGTCCGAGCTTCATGGCGGCTCCGCGCATGTGCGAGAGACGGCTCGCCAGGGCTGCAGCGTTGGTGGGAGTGAAGAGCAAGTCCGGAAGCTCGGGCACCTCGCCACTGGCTAGGCGTCGGGCTCCGTCGAAGGCGGCGGATGCAACCATCCCGCCCGCGGCGACTCCCATGCGAAAGAAGCGCTCCATACGGGTCGAAGGCACTCGACTCGCCCGCGCGGGGCGTTGGCGCGAGGTGTCGAGGAAGCCGGCCATCCGCCTACGAGAATTCCCCCTCAGGCCAGGTCGTCAAGGGGAAATCGGCGCGCCGGACTGCGTCGCCGGGCGGAGAAGGTATCAAAACTGCCAAGCGACGAATGCGCCAAGCTAGGCAATGGAGTCTGTGCCGGCCGCCCACCGCCAGAGCCCCGTCGGGAAGAGGGCGTCAGGCAAACTCGAGGCCAGGTCCACGCGGATAGGCGTCGGGTGCGATCGTGTTCGAGAGCACGAACTGCTCGCTGATCTCCCAGTAGACGAACGGGCTCGGAACGCCGAGGGGGCCTTCTTCCAGACGCGCGCCTACGAGCCGCCCGCTCCGAGCCGGAGGCCCGGAAAGAAGGCATACTGCGCACCGACGAGACCGCCAGGGTTGAAGCTCTGCCCGATCGAAGCGCCGACTTCGAACGAGAAGCGTGCGGTGAACGCGTGGTTCATCAGCCAATTACCGAGCTTCTTCCCCAGGCTGACGGAGCCCGCGCGCTGTGGATGTCGCCCCAGGGCCGAGGGTCTGGCGTCGCCGCCCCGGGGTTGTTGTCCCGAAACGAATACCAGTCGCCCTGCAACGCGAGCTGGCCGCCGAGGATCAGGCCGGCGCCGACGGGGAATCCGAGTCGTCCGGCGGCGAACCCGGTATCCGTCGAGAAGGCTCCGCCGCCATTGATCGACGTGCGAAAGCCGTGCAGATAGCCCGCCGCGAGAAGTGGGCCGCGGGAGCATCTGGGCGCGCGCCCGGTGGTGCCTTGCTCCTCGTCGGGGAGGCTCTCGGCCTCATCGATACGAGCTAATACGATCTCGACGAGTCTGGCGCCGAGCCCAAGCGTCTTAGTGACGCGGACGGAACGCACGCGGCGACGACTTCGGGCACGTGCGGGGCGCAGATTTCGAGGTGGGCGCAGCGGATCGCCCCATCCGGACGATGCTCGACGAGGAGGCTCGCGAGATCTTCGAGCTGCGCGTTGGCCTCGGGGCGCCGGCTGCCGTGGTCCACCAGTATGATCGCGCCGTCTTCTCCCATGGGATCGGGCTAGAGGATATATGCCTCGTCGAAAGTGCCGAAATGCAGAGGTTGCGCCCTTGCCAGCGGGTCGAGAGGGCGTAGGTGTGAAACGACGGCGGAGTCAGCGTCCGCATGAATCTTGATCTCAATGACATCCGAACGATGCTCGCCACGGTACTCATGGGAGCCCTCGGGTGCACGGGCATTCCGGAAGGGCTCGAGCCGGTGCGAGACTTCGATTCCACACGCTACCTCGGTACCTGGTACGAGGTCGCACGCCTCGACCACCCGTTCGAGCGAGGCCTCGAGGACGTGTCGGCGCGTTACACCGTGAAGGACGATGGGGGCATCCGCGTCGTGAACCGGGGGTATGACGAATCTGCGCAAGAGTGGCGCGAGGCCGTAGGCAAAGCCTACTCGCAGGGAGATCCCACGGTGGCCAGTCTCGAGGTGAGCTTCTTCGGCCCGTTTTACGGCGGTTATCACGTGATCTCGCTAGATGAGGATTACCGCGACGCCATTGTCACGGGACCGGATCGCTCCTACCTCTGGTTCCTCTCCCGCGAGCGGTCGTTGCCCCGGGAACGCCTGGACGAGCTTCTATCCGTTGCCCGCGAGGCAGGCTTCGATGTCGCGTCGCTGATCTGGGTCGATCAGAGTCGCAGAGACCCTGCGTTGAAAGGCGAGAAGTGACCGAGCGGCACATCGAGAATGGGCGTCCGACGGAGTCGGTCTGGGATTACCCCAGGCCCCCTCGATCCGAGCCGAGCTCTCTGCGGATCCAGGTCCGCTTCGGAGATCGTGAGATCGCGGACAGCACGCTCGCTCATCGCGTTCTCGAGACGAGTCATCCGCCCGTGTTCTACATTCCTCCCGCCGATGTGCTCACTGGTTGTCTCCACCGAGTCTCTCGGCGGTCCTTCTGTGAGTGGAAAGGCTCGGCGATCTACTACGACGTCGTCGTCGGAGACCGGAGGGAGGAAGCAGCGGCGTGGAGCTATCCTACACCGACGGACCGTTTCGAGCTGATCCGCGACTACATTGCTTTCTATCCGTCGCGAATGGACGAGTGCTTGGTCGACGGTGAGATCATCCAAGCACAGCCTGGAGACTTCTACGGCGGATGGATCACGAGCGAGATTCGGGGGCCGTTCAAAGGTAGCCTCGGGACGGACGGCTGGTGAGTCGGCGGTAGGGGAAGACCGCGCGCCGCTGGCTCCCGACAGGCCTCACGCCCGCTCGTTGCGATTGCGGTGAGAATGTTGGTCGCCAAGACCCTAGGGACTGGTAGCGTAAAGGCGTGTTCGGCGGGTGCGATCCTTGGCACCTTATCGGTCGCAGATGGATCATGGTTACGAGCCCGTACACCACCCCGTTGACGCTTCGCGCGGACCATTCGTCCCGAGACCGCAGGATTGCGACCGTGTGCCTGCCATTGCTGGCCTCGATGAGCTTCGCGACCCTGGTCGGAGTCGTCGCATCGCTCTACCTGGCGAACAACCATCCCCTGGCCCTCATCGCTCTGAGTCCACTCCCTCGGCACCTCGTGCTCGTCGCCCCCACCGTCGATCCGGCCGCCTTTCTCCTCGTCGCGACTGCCCGTTCCCTGTCGTTCTTCGTCGTGTGCTTCTACCTGGGACGGGCCTTCGGACCGGCGGCCCTCGTGTGGCTCGAGTTGCGCGCACCCCGGATGGGTCGTTTCGTGCGGTGGCTCGAGCGCGCCTTCGCGCACGCATCGTACCCGGCGGTGCTCCTCCTGGCCGGTCCGGCCGTTGCCGTGATCGCCGGCGCCGCCGGCATGAAGGCGGTCGTCTTCTCGAGTCTTGCGGCGGTCGCCCTCATGGCGCGGCTCGTTCTCATCCTGGAGGTTGGTGACTGGCTCAGTGGGCCGCTCGAGGCGGTGCGGTCGCTGATCGGAATATACTGGATTCCGGGGACGTTTCTGCTGGTGCTCGGAATCAGTCTCTCGCGGTGGCGTGGACGCGGCCGGCGGGAAGAGATGGAAGGGAATCTTCGATGAAGGTGCTGATCTCCGGGGCGAGCGGTCTGATGGGTAGGAACTTGGTCCGGTCCCTGACCGAAGCTGGGCACGAGGTCCTGCGGCTGGTGCGTGCGGCCGATTCCGTAGGCATCCCATGGGACCCCCGGGGTGGCGAGTTGGACCGCTCGCCGCTCGAAGGCTTCGATGCCGTGGTCCACCTGGCCGGGGAGAGCATCGCCGAGGGGCGGTGGACGGTGGAGAAGAAGAAGCGGATTCGCGACAGCCGGATCGAGGGGACCAACCTGCTCGCACGCTCACTATCGGAGCTCGACCAGCCGCCAAAGGTACTCGTGTGCGCCTCGGCGGTCGGCTTCTATGGCGATCGTGGCGAGGAGATCCTCGACGAAAGTGCGCCCCCGGGGGTGGGCTTCCTCGCAGAGGTTTGCCGTGAATGGGAGGCCGCCGCGGATCCGGCGCGCGAAAAGGGAATACGTGTCGTTCACCTGCGTTTCGGCGTCGTCTTGAGCGGAGAGGGGGGAGCGCTCGCGAAGATGTTATTGCCCTTTCGTCTCGGACTCGGAGGGATCCTCGGCGACGGGTCGCAATATATGAGCTGGATTGCCCTCGACGATGCCGTCGGAATCGTCCTCCACGCGATTTCCCATGAGGACCTGCGGGGCGCGGTCAATGCGGTTTCCCCGAACCCGGTCACGAACCGCGAATACACGAAGACGCTGGGAGGGGTGCTGAGGCGCCCGACGGTCATCCCCTTGCCATCTTTCGGCGCGCGACTGGCTTTCGGCGAGATGGCCGATGAGCTCTTGCTCGCAAGCGTGCGTGTGAGCCCAAAGAGACTCCTCGAGACGGGGTACGACTTCCGGTTCGCCGAGTTGGAAGAAGCCCTGGTTCAGACGACCGCATGAGTGCGGCGGAGCGACAGAGTCTGCTGGCCATTGTCGCGATCCTTCTGGTGGGTGGCGGGATCGTGTGGGCGGGAAGTCAGGGTGGTGTGCGGG
Coding sequences within:
- a CDS encoding AarF/ABC1/UbiB kinase family protein codes for the protein MERFFRMGVAAGGMVASAAFDGARRLASGEVPELPDLLFTPTNAAALASRLSHMRGAAMKLGQLLSLEGGAFLPPALSEALAMLGASADTMTPGQLRRVLEREYGRGWRENFSWFDERPIASASIGQVHRAQACDGRPLAIKVQFPGVAESIRGDVDNLAILVRLSGLVPAKFDLGPLLDEVRQQLLAETDYVKEAASLDRYRGLVRDEEHVKLPAPHVDLTTRRVLAMDFLSAAPISSLWEESHTQELRDRIGTLAQRLVLREIFEFRFMQSDPNFANFQVDPHARDLVLLDFGSMIEISEELSSRYRQLIAATVENCSASVQDLIVEFGWVGPEDEPQQVEKLVEFLLLATEPLRSNGPYDYGASDLAARAQNVGMELAFAEGMRRPPPPELVFINRKLAGTFLLCAQLGARVDTAAIAMTALEGPPTALREPPGEEGRQECGA
- a CDS encoding lipocalin family protein — encoded protein: MNLDLNDIRTMLATVLMGALGCTGIPEGLEPVRDFDSTRYLGTWYEVARLDHPFERGLEDVSARYTVKDDGGIRVVNRGYDESAQEWREAVGKAYSQGDPTVASLEVSFFGPFYGGYHVISLDEDYRDAIVTGPDRSYLWFLSRERSLPRERLDELLSVAREAGFDVASLIWVDQSRRDPALKGEK
- a CDS encoding DUF427 domain-containing protein, which gives rise to MTERHIENGRPTESVWDYPRPPRSEPSSLRIQVRFGDREIADSTLAHRVLETSHPPVFYIPPADVLTGCLHRVSRRSFCEWKGSAIYYDVVVGDRREEAAAWSYPTPTDRFELIRDYIAFYPSRMDECLVDGEIIQAQPGDFYGGWITSEIRGPFKGSLGTDGW
- a CDS encoding TIGR01777 family oxidoreductase, with translation MKVLISGASGLMGRNLVRSLTEAGHEVLRLVRAADSVGIPWDPRGGELDRSPLEGFDAVVHLAGESIAEGRWTVEKKKRIRDSRIEGTNLLARSLSELDQPPKVLVCASAVGFYGDRGEEILDESAPPGVGFLAEVCREWEAAADPAREKGIRVVHLRFGVVLSGEGGALAKMLLPFRLGLGGILGDGSQYMSWIALDDAVGIVLHAISHEDLRGAVNAVSPNPVTNREYTKTLGGVLRRPTVIPLPSFGARLAFGEMADELLLASVRVSPKRLLETGYDFRFAELEEALVQTTA